One Ananas comosus cultivar F153 linkage group 1, ASM154086v1, whole genome shotgun sequence DNA window includes the following coding sequences:
- the LOC109719882 gene encoding translation initiation factor eIF-2B subunit alpha-like codes for MWRRSASFVVDKRYYQHDELPLAMDPQNPNPNPNPNANPLSAYYLTRAEHHAVVTSDWLAQAQAAVGRHPSPPPPPETIAGGGGGKERGFGVIDEFNYWRKKPDLAEAVAAIMALAAVIRSSEATTMMELEIELKTASDTLKSWDTTSISLSAGCDLFMRYVTRTSALEYEDFDAAKRRLIERGEKFGEISLKARRTIAMLCQDFIFDGCTILVHGFSRVVLEVLKLAASNRKLFRVLCTEGRPDRTGLRFSNELSALGVPVKLLIDSAVAYAMDEVDMVFVGADGIVESGGIINMMGTYQIALVAHSMNKPVYVAAESYKFARMYPLDQKDLAPALRPIEFGVPIPPGVEVEKSARDYTPPQYLTLLFTDLGALTPSVVSDELIQLYL; via the exons aTGTGGCGGAGATCCGCCTCTTTCGTCGTCGACAAAAGGTACTACCAACACGACGAGCTCCCCCTCGCCATGgacccccaaaaccctaaccctaaccctaaccctaatgcCAACCCCCTCTCCGCCTACTACCTGACCCGCGCCGAGCACCACGCCGTCGTCACCAGCGACTGGCTCGCGCAGGCCCAGGCGGCCGTCGGCCGCCacccctcgccgccgccgccgccggagacgatcgccggcggaggcggcgggaaGGAGAGGGGGTTCGGCGTGATCGACGAGTTCAACTACTGGAGGAAGAAGCCCGACCTCGCCGAGGCCGTGGCCGCGATCATGGCCCTCGCCGCGGTGATCCGCTCCAGCGAGGCCACCACCATGATGGAGCTCGAGATCGAGCTCAAAACGGCCTCCGACACCCTAAAG TCGTGGGATACGACCTCTATATCCTTGTCGGCCGGTTGCGATCTTTTTATGCGATATGTCACCAGAACGTCTGCTTTGGAATATGAGGACTTCGATGCTGCGAAACGTCGTTTAATTGAGCGAGGAGAAAAGTTTGGAGAGATTTCTCTAAAg GCGCGGAGAACTATTGCCATGCTTTGCCAGGATTTCATATTTGATGGCTGTACGATTCTAGTCCATGGTTTTTCGAGAGTAGTCTTAGAAGTTCTGAAGCTTGCGGCATCTAATAGGAAACTCTTTCGAGTTCTCTGCACAG AGGGAAGGCCAGATAGAACAGGGTTACGATTCTCAAATGAACTTTCGGCACTAGGAGTCCCTGTTAAGCTTCTGATTGATTCTGCTGTGGCTTATGCTATGGATGAGGTTGACATGGTCTTTGTTGGTGCCGATGGGATTGTTGAGAGCGGAGGCATCATAAATATGATGGGGACATATCAGATTGCTTTAGTGGCTCATAGCATGAATAAGCCTGTCTATGTAGCTGCCGAAAGTTATAAG TTTGCACGCATGTATCCGTTGGACCAAAAAGACCTAGCACCGGCCCTTCGCCCAATAGAATTTGGTGTTCCTATACCACCCGGTGTCGAGGTCGAGAAATCTGCGAGGGACTATACTCCACCTCAATATCTTACGCTCCTTTTCACCGATCTCGGCGCCCTAACTCCATCTGTCGTAAGTGATGAACTTATTCAACTGTACCTATGA